AGGCCCACGGTCATCCGGAGAGATCGGTCCCGGAAAAGTTCCGCCTCGATCAGCCAATTGCCGCTAGTGACGGGCGCCAAGGCGAAGACCTCCCCCTTTTCCTCGGAGGTTTCGCCCCGGGTGACCATGGCGAAGGGGTTCATCTCGTGGGAGGAGATACCCCGGCGGCTTTCCAGACGGACGGTCCCTTCCTGGAGGGGACCGTCCTTCATTTGCCGTTCCCCCGCCCATTTACCGGGGAAGCGCACCAGGTTCCAGGGGCCGGGCGGAAGGTCGAGGGAGGCGCTTGCGAGCTTCAGGATATCCACCGGTTTGCGGCCCTGGTTCCGCAGGATGGTCCGACGGACGAGGAGCCCGTAGGAAGGGTAGAACGTGTAGTAGAGGTCCAACTCCAGCTTTTGGAGCTGGTCCACCAGGACGATCTTGAGGGTCTGCGCCTGGTCCCCGGTCTTGGACCGGGAGGCGGGGCCTGGCCCAAAATCGGGCTTTCCGGGAAGGACCTTGAATGAATCGTAAAGAAACTCACTGACCCGGGTGCCGTCGGTGTGTTCCAGGAGAAAGGCGGGGGTCCGGAGGTCGTTGTGTCCGAAGTCGGGGAATTCCCGACGTTGGAACTCCCGGCTGATGTGGTGCTCGTCCTCGAGGGCCCTTTTTTCCCAATCGGAAAGAAGGGCTCTTTTCGCCTTTGGGGAAAGCGGGACGCCCCAATGGAGATGGTGGAGGTCCTTCCGGGGAGAAACGCCCAGAAGGTAGGAAAAACCCTGTCCCTCCAATTGGAAGGTCCGTGAGCGTGGGTCGTGGCGGATCATGACCTACTTATACCAGAAGGGAAGGAGTTGGGCATTAGGGTGGAGAAAGGACGGATCAGAGGCTCTTAAGGGCCGCTTGGGGGTCCGGGAATACCTTGAAAAGCCGGTGGAAATCCAAAAGCTTGAAGATCTCCTCCACTTCCACCCGCATTCCCGTCAGGATCAGGTCGCCTTGCAGGCCCCGGATCCTCTTGATCTGGCTGACCAGGATGCCCCAGCCCGCACTGCTGATGTAGGTGGCGTCCCGGAGGTCCAGGATCACCTTGAGGCGGCCCTCGCCCAGGACCGACAGGAGCTTCTTCTCGAACCCGTGGACGGTGACCGAGTTGATCTCGCCTCGGACCGTCAGGAGCGCGGTCCCTTCCTTCTCGAAGAACTTATCCGTTATCTCCAGGTTGTCGTTCAGGTCGAAATTATCGTCCATGGGTTCCCGCCGATATCGGTCCAGTGGATATGCGGATCTTGGGACCGGTTCCAAAGAAATGACCTATGGATTGTAGGGGTATTTGGCGCCGGGTCAATTTTTTGGCCCGCTTTTTATCGGTCGGACGGAAGGGCGGGATGGAAAGGGCCAAAATGAACTAATTTTGTCGCTTTGGGCCGGGTATTTGTAACAAGTCCGAAACAGGACCGGGTGAAATCCGCAACTAATCGCCGGAAGGATCCAAGGAAGCGCCGTTGCCGGAAGGGGTCCCCTTTTGTTCCCCGTAGCTGAATTGGTAGAAGATCCAGCCTCCGATGGAGATCAACGCGAAGATCAGCATGAGATTGCCGTAGGCATGGCCACGGGAAAGGGTGGGAAGGAAAGGGTGGTCCAACCAGCCGCCATCCAGGACCTTTCCGACCAGGGCCGTTCCCAGGGCCCCCGAGATGATGGCCACCAGGTTGAAGACGCCCATGCCGATGCCCGTTTCTTGGGGCCCCAGCGTCCGGGAGACGCTGTTGATCAGCGCGGTTTGGAAAAAGGCGAAACCAACATTGGTCAAGAGGAGCGAGCCCGCGATGACGGTGGGGGAAAACCCCAGGAAGAGGGCCATCAGGCCCATGCTGGCGATGACCAGGGTGAGCCCGATGGCCACCACGAAGGGGTTGCCGCGGCGGTCGGCCAATCGCCCCGCATAGGGGCCGAAGAAGACCGAACTGATGGCGCCCGGGAACAGGATGAGCCCGATCCGGGCCGTGCCCAACCCGTGGACCTGGTGGAGCATCAAGGGGATCAGGAAGAAGATCCCCATGACGATGGAGAAAAGGACGAGCCCCACCACGACCCCATTACGGAAGCGGACGTTACGGAAGAGATCCGGCGGGATGAAAGGGGACCGGGCGGTGAACATCCGCCCAAGGGACAGGGAAAGGGCGGCCAGGAAGAGGATGAGGTAAGTCCCACGGTTGAAGTTCAGGAAGACGACCAAGGTGCCCACCGTGCAGGCCACCAGGACCGCGCCCAGGATATCCAGGCCCCCTTCCCGCCGTTCCTCCCAGGGCAGTTCCCGGTTGAAGAAGGGGAGGGAAACAAGCGTGAAAAAAGGGACCAGGAAGAGGTAGGACCAATGAAGGGACCCGGACACGAAGCCCCCCAGGACCGGGCCCACGCCGATGGCGAAAGAGACCGTGGAGGTGATGCCGCCGAAGACCCTGCCCCTTTCGTCCGGGTGGAAATAACGGGCCACCACCACGAAGACCAGGGCGGGGATGGCGGAAGCCCCCATGCCCTGGACGGCGCGCGCCAGCAGGACCCAGCCGTAGGAATCCCGCAAGAGGAACCCGAGGAGGGAGCCGAAATTATAAAGAACGGTGCCGATGAAGATGAGGCCCTTCGGGCTGTAAATGTCGGAAAGCTTCCCATAGATGAGGGAGCCCACCCCGAAAAAGACCATGAAGGAGGTCATCATCCAGCTGACCCCGGCGGGGGTGAGGCCGAACTGCTCCGAAATGCGGGGAGTGGAGACGTTGAAGACCGTCTCGTTCACCACGCAGAAGAAGATGAGGTAGTTGATCCAAGGGACCAATCTCTTGCGGTCGACGGCGGCGGGGGCCATGGGTTTCCTTCGGGGTGGGGCCGGGCGGTCCGCGCCCGGCCGGTGGGTGGCGCCTACTTTTTGGCGTTCTCGGCGGCCGTCTTCATGTCGGCCAGGCCCTTCTCGAATTGGCCTCCGATCATCTTGTCCATGCTCATGAAGAGGCACATGACCTTGGCCGGATAGGCTTTCTTACCGGTCATGGTCCAGGTCACCTGGGTCCCCTTGCCTTCGGGCTTGAAGGTGAAGTCGGCGTTGCAGGTATCCTTCATGGGCTTCTCGAAATCCAGGCGCAGGGCCACTTCGGAGGCGGGTTTGCTGCCGGTGATGGTGAGTTTGCCCTCACCCACCTTGCTGTTGCCCACCCAACCGTAGGAAGCGCCGATGCCGGCGGCGGGGCCCTCGAAGGTGACCTTCATGGCCGGGTCCATCTTGGCCCAGGGGTCCCAGTTGTTCCAGTTGCCCAGGTCATTGACC
The window above is part of the bacterium genome. Proteins encoded here:
- a CDS encoding SRPBCC family protein, whose product is MFKKILIALAAVIAVILVVAAFQPADFTVARSATIDASPAKVFAQVNDLGNWNNWDPWAKMDPAMKVTFEGPAAGIGASYGWVGNSKVGEGKLTITGSKPASEVALRLDFEKPMKDTCNADFTFKPEGKGTQVTWTMTGKKAYPAKVMCLFMSMDKMIGGQFEKGLADMKTAAENAKK
- a CDS encoding STAS domain-containing protein is translated as MDDNFDLNDNLEITDKFFEKEGTALLTVRGEINSVTVHGFEKKLLSVLGEGRLKVILDLRDATYISSAGWGILVSQIKRIRGLQGDLILTGMRVEVEEIFKLLDFHRLFKVFPDPQAALKSL
- a CDS encoding MFS transporter, which translates into the protein MAPAAVDRKRLVPWINYLIFFCVVNETVFNVSTPRISEQFGLTPAGVSWMMTSFMVFFGVGSLIYGKLSDIYSPKGLIFIGTVLYNFGSLLGFLLRDSYGWVLLARAVQGMGASAIPALVFVVVARYFHPDERGRVFGGITSTVSFAIGVGPVLGGFVSGSLHWSYLFLVPFFTLVSLPFFNRELPWEERREGGLDILGAVLVACTVGTLVVFLNFNRGTYLILFLAALSLSLGRMFTARSPFIPPDLFRNVRFRNGVVVGLVLFSIVMGIFFLIPLMLHQVHGLGTARIGLILFPGAISSVFFGPYAGRLADRRGNPFVVAIGLTLVIASMGLMALFLGFSPTVIAGSLLLTNVGFAFFQTALINSVSRTLGPQETGIGMGVFNLVAIISGALGTALVGKVLDGGWLDHPFLPTLSRGHAYGNLMLIFALISIGGWIFYQFSYGEQKGTPSGNGASLDPSGD